The Desmodus rotundus isolate HL8 chromosome 3, HLdesRot8A.1, whole genome shotgun sequence genome includes a region encoding these proteins:
- the KRT72 gene encoding keratin, type II cytoskeletal 72 isoform X2 has translation MSRQLHPFSGGERLGFSGCSAVISGRVSSSSTSFRAGVKGTAAFGSRSLLSLGGGRRLALNASAGRGGAFALGHYTGTGGRMGGFVGTVFGSTGLGPACPPMCPPGGIPQVTVNKSLLAPLNVELDPKIQKVRAQEREQIKVLNNKFASFIDKVRFLEQQNQVLETKWELLQQLDVNNCKNNLEPVYEGYISTLRKQLEMLSGDRVRLDSELRNMQDLVEDYKKRYEVEINRRTAAENEFVVLKKDVDAAYMNKVELQAKVDSLTDEIKFFKCLYEGEIAQIQSHISDTSVVLSMDNNRNLDLDSIIDEVRAQYEEIALKSKTEAEALYQSKCSNLETAIADAEQRGDCALKDARAKLDELEGALHQAKEELGRMLREYQELMSLKLSLDVEIATYRKLLEGEECRMSGEYPNSVSISVISNTGAGAGGAGFSVGFGASSSYSYKPAAADVKTKGSCGSEFKDPLTKSSGSCSATKKKASR, from the exons ATGAGCCGCCAGCTGCACCCTTTCTCTGGTGGGGAGCGCCTGGGCTTCAGTGGCTGCTCAGCAGTCATCTCCGGCCGGGTCAGCAGCAGTTCCACCTCGTTCAGGGCTGGCGTCAAGGGCACGGCAGCCTTTGGCAGCAGGAGCCTCTTGAGCTTAGGGGGTGGCCGGCGCCTGGCTCTGAATGCCTCAGCTGGGCGGGGAGGCGCCTTTGCTCTGGGCCACTACACAGGCACTGGTGGACGTATGGGGGGCTTTGTGGGCACTGTCTTTGGCAGCACTGGGCTGGGGCCTGCATGTCCACCTATGTGCCCACCAGGTGGCATCCCTCAGGTCACTGTCAACAAGAGCCTCCTGGCCCCCCTCAATGTGGAGCTGGACCCCAAGATCCAGAAAGTGCGTGCCCAGGAGCGGGAGCAGATCAAGGTGCTGAACAACAAGTTTGCCTCCTTCATTGACAAG GTGCGGTTCCTGGAGCAGCAGAACCAGGTGCTGGAGACCAAGTgggagctgctgcagcagctggaTGTGAACAACTGCAAGAACAACCTGGAGCCCGTGTACGAGGGCTACATCAGCACCCTGCGGAAGCAGCTGGAGATGTTGTCGGGGGACAGGGTGAGGCTGGACTCGGAGCTGAGGAACATGCAGGATTTGGTGGAGGACTACAAGAAGAG GTATGAGGTGGAGATTAACAGACGCACAGCTGCTGAGAATGAGTTTGTGGTGCTCAAGAAG GATGTGGATGCTGCCTACATGAACAAGGTTGAGCTCCAGGCCAAGGTGGACTCCTTGACAGATGAGATCAAATTCTTCAAGTGTCTCTATGAAGGG GAGATTGCTCAGATCCAGTCCCACATCAGCGACACATCCGTGGTGCTGTCCATGGACAACAACCGGAACCTGGACCTGGACAGCATCATTGATGAGGTCCGCGCCCAGTATGAGGAGATCGCCCTGAAGAGCAAGACTGAGGCCGAGGCCCTGTACCAGAGCAAG TGCTCCAACCTGGAGACAGCCATCGCCGATGCTGAGCAGCGGGGTGACTGTGCCCTGAAGGATGCCCGGGCCAAGCTGGACGAGCTGGAGGGCGCCCTGCACCAGGCCAAGGAGGAGCTGGGTCGGATGCTGAGGGAGTACCAGGAGCTCATGAGCCTGAAGCTGTCCTTGGATGTGGAGATCGCCACCTACCGCAAGCTGCTGGAGGGCGAGGAGTGCCG GATGTCTGGTGAATATCcgaattctgtgagcatct CTGTCATCAGCAACACCggagctggggcaggaggggccgGTTTCAGCGTTGGCTTTGGAGCCTCCAGCAGTTACAGCTACAAACCTGCGGCGGCGGACGTCAAAACCAAAGGCAGCTGTGGCAGCGAGTTCAAGGACCCCCTTACCAAGTCCTCGGGCAGCTGCTCTGCAACCAAAAAGAAGGCCTCCAGATGA
- the KRT72 gene encoding keratin, type II cytoskeletal 72 isoform X1, with product MSRQLHPFSGGERLGFSGCSAVISGRVSSSSTSFRAGVKGTAAFGSRSLLSLGGGRRLALNASAGRGGAFALGHYTGTGGRMGGFVGTVFGSTGLGPACPPMCPPGGIPQVTVNKSLLAPLNVELDPKIQKVRAQEREQIKVLNNKFASFIDKVRFLEQQNQVLETKWELLQQLDVNNCKNNLEPVYEGYISTLRKQLEMLSGDRVRLDSELRNMQDLVEDYKKRYEVEINRRTAAENEFVVLKKDVDAAYMNKVELQAKVDSLTDEIKFFKCLYEGEIAQIQSHISDTSVVLSMDNNRNLDLDSIIDEVRAQYEEIALKSKTEAEALYQSKIQELQVTAGQHGDDLKLTKAEISEINRLIQRIRSEIGSVKKQCSNLETAIADAEQRGDCALKDARAKLDELEGALHQAKEELGRMLREYQELMSLKLSLDVEIATYRKLLEGEECRMSGEYPNSVSISVISNTGAGAGGAGFSVGFGASSSYSYKPAAADVKTKGSCGSEFKDPLTKSSGSCSATKKKASR from the exons ATGAGCCGCCAGCTGCACCCTTTCTCTGGTGGGGAGCGCCTGGGCTTCAGTGGCTGCTCAGCAGTCATCTCCGGCCGGGTCAGCAGCAGTTCCACCTCGTTCAGGGCTGGCGTCAAGGGCACGGCAGCCTTTGGCAGCAGGAGCCTCTTGAGCTTAGGGGGTGGCCGGCGCCTGGCTCTGAATGCCTCAGCTGGGCGGGGAGGCGCCTTTGCTCTGGGCCACTACACAGGCACTGGTGGACGTATGGGGGGCTTTGTGGGCACTGTCTTTGGCAGCACTGGGCTGGGGCCTGCATGTCCACCTATGTGCCCACCAGGTGGCATCCCTCAGGTCACTGTCAACAAGAGCCTCCTGGCCCCCCTCAATGTGGAGCTGGACCCCAAGATCCAGAAAGTGCGTGCCCAGGAGCGGGAGCAGATCAAGGTGCTGAACAACAAGTTTGCCTCCTTCATTGACAAG GTGCGGTTCCTGGAGCAGCAGAACCAGGTGCTGGAGACCAAGTgggagctgctgcagcagctggaTGTGAACAACTGCAAGAACAACCTGGAGCCCGTGTACGAGGGCTACATCAGCACCCTGCGGAAGCAGCTGGAGATGTTGTCGGGGGACAGGGTGAGGCTGGACTCGGAGCTGAGGAACATGCAGGATTTGGTGGAGGACTACAAGAAGAG GTATGAGGTGGAGATTAACAGACGCACAGCTGCTGAGAATGAGTTTGTGGTGCTCAAGAAG GATGTGGATGCTGCCTACATGAACAAGGTTGAGCTCCAGGCCAAGGTGGACTCCTTGACAGATGAGATCAAATTCTTCAAGTGTCTCTATGAAGGG GAGATTGCTCAGATCCAGTCCCACATCAGCGACACATCCGTGGTGCTGTCCATGGACAACAACCGGAACCTGGACCTGGACAGCATCATTGATGAGGTCCGCGCCCAGTATGAGGAGATCGCCCTGAAGAGCAAGACTGAGGCCGAGGCCCTGTACCAGAGCAAG ATCCAGGAGCTGCAGGTCACAGCAGGCCAGCATGGGGACGACCTCAAACTCACCAAGGCTGAGATTTCAGAGATCAACCGGCTGATCCAGAGGATCCGCTCGGAGATAGGGAGTGTGAAGAAGCAG TGCTCCAACCTGGAGACAGCCATCGCCGATGCTGAGCAGCGGGGTGACTGTGCCCTGAAGGATGCCCGGGCCAAGCTGGACGAGCTGGAGGGCGCCCTGCACCAGGCCAAGGAGGAGCTGGGTCGGATGCTGAGGGAGTACCAGGAGCTCATGAGCCTGAAGCTGTCCTTGGATGTGGAGATCGCCACCTACCGCAAGCTGCTGGAGGGCGAGGAGTGCCG GATGTCTGGTGAATATCcgaattctgtgagcatct CTGTCATCAGCAACACCggagctggggcaggaggggccgGTTTCAGCGTTGGCTTTGGAGCCTCCAGCAGTTACAGCTACAAACCTGCGGCGGCGGACGTCAAAACCAAAGGCAGCTGTGGCAGCGAGTTCAAGGACCCCCTTACCAAGTCCTCGGGCAGCTGCTCTGCAACCAAAAAGAAGGCCTCCAGATGA